DNA from Triticum aestivum cultivar Chinese Spring chromosome 7D, IWGSC CS RefSeq v2.1, whole genome shotgun sequence:
TCCCTGAATAACAAGGGAGGGTAAGATCAGCCGCTGCACGAAACTTGGGATCTTGGGGATGAGGGGGATTTCAGCGTTTACCTTTGGAACTAGCACTAGTACGAGCAGAGGGCGGCGCCGGAGATGCGGCAGTTACCACGGTAGCGGCAATGTTGCTGTCGGACAAACATGTCCTGATATCAACGGCGGCGCCGCCGGAAGCACGTAGCAGCTTCGCCACGGATTTCTTCTCCTCGTTTGTAAGCACCGGGTCCACGAAGGAGCTCTTGGACGGCTCGCCCCACTCCACGGGACAGGGCCACGGGGTcggcgaagagaggaagaagaacccGCGCTTCCAGCCGTTGATGGAATCTGGCAACCCAGCGAAGCGCAAGCCGGAGCTGTCCCTGAACCTGGTTTGGAAGTAGTACCATCTTTTGGTGTGCCTGTGGTTGAGGACGGACAGCACGAAGAAACGCCGGAACACCGCGAGCGACGGCGGCACGCCGGCGGAGCGGCAGAGCACGAGGAAGCCCGCCATGATGCGCCACGCGTTGGGCGCGAGCTGCGTCGGCGCGACGCCGAAGTGGGCCAGCGCCTCGCAGAAGAAGGGGTGCAGCGGGACGCGCATCCCGGCCTCCAGCGCGTGCGCGTACACGCAGACGCAGCCCGGCGGCGGGGGCGAGCACGCGCGAAGGTCGCCGGCGAGGCGCGCGGTGTAGTGATCCTCGGGGACGCCGTATTTCTTGCACACGGCGTCGACGTCGTCCGGCGAGCGCAGGAACGAGACGAAGCCCTCGGCGTCGGGGCGCTTCGGGAGGGCGACGGCAGCAGCGTCGGCATGACTCTGGTGGACGGCGGTAGCGGCGTCATCGTCGAGGTCGGAGGTGGCGACAAGGTAGTCCGGgtcggaggacgaggaggaagGGGAGGAAGAATCCATGGGCGCGAGGGTGCTGGTCTCTGTCTTTGGTGGCTCCTGTCTCCTGTTGGAGTACAGCAGATATATGGACAGGCTGGTGGACTGCTTTGAAGGGTCTGTGTAAAGTCGATTTGAAGGCTGTGGTTTCGCTACCAGAGGATTCTTTTCCTTCTGCCGTGAAGGGTCTGTGTAACGTCGATTTGAAGGCTGATTGTGATTACAGGACGATACTCACTGCATCAGAAACAAAAATTGCTCgatattgttttaaaaaaaattggtcgaTGGCACCTCTGGAATGAAAACTCTCATGAAAAATCTGTAGTGTCATGTTCTTTTCTGAGCCGCTACTATAACACGTTTTGCCAAATCTCATCAAGCGTAGAAGAGATTATCAAAGGGAAATCCCATATGGTTTTGGAGCAGGCAGCGAAACATTTTATTTAAAGCCCAATATATTGATCAAATAACAATGTTCTTACAATCGTTCGTTACATAGTTTGCCACGCAGGGCGAAACACTATTATAAATAACACAATCAGACCTGCTATCAAAGCTAAATTTTGTAATCTCATGCGTCGTCTTGGTAGCCTGCATAGCAACCTTTACAATCTTGAGATCCTAATGCACTTAGAGACGTTTTTCGCTTACCTTTTTAGATCCGCCAATGAAGACTTGTTAATGGTTTCTTTTGCAAGAAAAGATGCAACAAAAGAACAGTTTGTTtcttttttcgagagtacgccaatggcgtaccttagctttatagaagagagAAAAATATATACAAGAGATTGTATGGTAGATCGTCACAAACCGACGATCCCACCCAACCACTCCCCTACCCTAAGCGGACTACTCACAAAAACGTTGGACTCCTACCACTCCCGCTAACTTCCAGAGATGTATCTCCTGGAAGATTAGGTTCACCGTCGTGAACTCATCGCAAATAGCACCGGATTAAAACACCCTAACATTCCTTTGCTTCCATAACGTCCGGCAGATCAACATGACAAACGTGTCGAAGCCCTTCTTATCCGCAGAGCTAACCTGCTTGCGCGCATTCATCCACCATTGTTGCAGCAAATCGTGATGCACAGGGCTCAGGTTGGTATCGATTCCAACTTTGGCAAAGCATTGGTACCAGACCTGTCGCGCGAAGACACACTGAATCATGAGGTGATCTACATTGTCCTGCTCCTGGTCACAGAGAAAGCGCGTGGAGGCCGTGTCCTGCAAACCATGCCTTAGTCTCCGGTCTGACGTCCAGATGCGGTTTTGGATAGCTAGCCACATGAAAATCTTATATGCCAGGGGGGCTCCGTTTTTCCATATGGCGGCTGCAGGTGCAAAACTGATTCCACCGAAGCAGAGCATCCGATAAGCCGACGCCGCAGAATAGCTACCAGACTCATGCCATGCCCATATCGCCTTGTCTCCACTGCCAGGAGAAATATCGACGTGCACAAGTGCATCCCAAAGATGTATAAACTGCATCAGCTCCTCTGTCGATAGATTCTCCGGCAAGTCCTTGAGCCACGCATGCTGGTGTAGCCCCTCGCTGGCCAGCCGCGAATTGACTGTCCTCGTCTTGACCTTAGCTACCAGGCCAGGGGCAATCTCAGCGATCGTGTAACCTTGCACCCATCTGTCCTTCCAAAACAGAATTCCCGTGCCGTCTCTGATCTCCCACTTCACCAGGCTATTGAACGTGTGCTGGACCTGTTTATCAGTTGCGAGATTCAATACTTGCCATGGCCTGCTATCGTCCAGCCTGCGTAGCCATTCCCATCTCAACCGAAGGGCAAGACCATGTTTACTGAGATCCAAAATGCCCAGACCAACCAGCTGTTTAGGGCGGCACACTCTCCGCCAAGATACCGCGCACTTCCCGCCACTGACGGCATCAGAACCAGCCCAAAAGAACGCACGACAGCCCTGATCCACTTTCTCGATCGCCCACTTCGGCGCCTCTGCCACAATTAGGTGATGCGTGGGACGCGCCCTCATCACTTGTTGCACAAGAATCAGCCTTCCCGGACGTGTAACCAGGCCTCTTTGCCATCCTGGCAAGATTTTGAGCGCTCCATCCACCATGCATTGCCATTCAGAACGCGTCAATTGTTTGATCCCAAGCTGTAGAACCAGATATTTACACGGGAAGTGATCAATCTTCCATGGTAGCGCGCTTCTGACCACTTCCTCGTCCTGCTCCTCTCCCCGGATCAGAATTGCTGAAGACTTGGCAAAATTAACATGCAATCCCGAGGCCTTTCCAAAGATCATGAGTACTTCCTTGACAAAAGCAATATCTGTCCGGTAAGGTCTAATGAATAGTACCACGTCCACTGCGTATAGCGATAACCTCTGCAAGGGCTTGCAACCATTCAAATTCTCCAAAACTTTGAGCTCATGCGCCTTGATTATGATCTCCGTGAGGGTCTCCATGGCAATAACGAAAAGCAGCGGAGAGATCGAGTCTCCATGTCTAAGGCCACAAGCATGCATGAATTTGTCAGTCAGACACCCATTCACCACGATCCTCGAGCTGGCGGTAGTGAGCATGGTTGCCAACCAATCAAGCCATCTCTCCGGGAATCCCTTAGCACGAAGCACCTCAAAGAGAAAGGGCCAAGATAGGGAATCAAAAGCTCGAGCGATATCCAACTTGAGTAGAACACCCTTAGCTTTCCTTTGATGCAATCTTCTTTGCCATTTGCCTGACTAGCAAAAAGTTGTCATGGAGGTTCCTACCACGAATGAAAGCAGACTGGTTAGTGCTCACCAGCTCTCCCATCCGCGGGCACACCCTGCTAGCCATCAATTTTGAGGCCAACTTAGGAAAGCAATGCACCAAGCTGATAGGTCTGAAGTCATTAACACGACATGCTTCTGGGTTCTTTGGAATGAGAGTGATTAGTGCCTGATTAAGCCGACCAAAGCCATGGCCATTATTAAGGACCAGCTTGTGTAGCGCCGCCATCACATCATCTTTGATAATATCCCAAGCCATATGGAAGA
Protein-coding regions in this window:
- the LOC123170872 gene encoding uncharacterized protein yields the protein METLTEIIIKAHELKVLENLNGCKPLQRLSLYAVDVVLFIRPYRTDIAFVKEVLMIFGKASGLHVNFAKSSAILIRGEEQDEEVVRSALPWKIDHFPCKYLVLQLGIKQLTRSEWQCMVDGALKILPGWQRGLVTRPGRLILVQQVMRARPTHHLIVAEAPKWAIEKVDQGCRAFFWAGSDAVSGGKCAVSWRRVCRPKQLVGLGILDLSKHGLALRLRWEWLRRLDDSRPWQVLNLATDKQVQHTFNSLVKWEIRDGTGILFWKDRWVQGYTIAEIAPGLVAKVKTRTVNSRLASEGLHQHAWLKDLPENLSTEELMQFIHLWDALVHVDISPGSGDKAIWAWHESGSYSAASAYRMLCFGGISFAPAAAIWKNGAPLAYKIFMWLAIQNRIWTSDRRLRHGLQDTASTRFLCDQEQDNVDHLMIQCVFARQVWYQCFAKVGIDTNLSPVHHDLLQQWWMNARKQPSNRRYTDPSRQKEKNPLVAKPQPSNRLYTDPSKQSTSLSIYLLYSNRRQEPPKTETSTLAPMDSSSPSSSSSDPDYLVATSDLDDDAATAVHQSHADAAAVALPKRPDAEGFVSFLRSPDDVDAVCKKYGVPEDHYTARLAGDLRACSPPPPGCVCVYAHALEAGMRVPLHPFFCEALAHFGVAPTQLAPNAWRIMAGFLVLCRSAGVPPSLAVFRRFFVLSVLNHRHTKRWYYFQTRFRDSSGLRFAGLPDSINGWKRGFFFLSSPTPWPCPVEWGEPSKSSFVDPVLTNEEKKSVAKLLRASGGAAVDIRTCLSDSNIAATVVTAASPAPPSARTSASSKGMDSAVYDMMKTMLAEKMARQASASAKKVKAEPGSSPLCGKKGNLDEANEEEGRPPSSDAPPAARGHSVPTSVCSPLPGVSRQPQDFADGDGTDWEVARELLQGAVAPPQQRVFAATEPSDVVASSYVAILQVCQRTTCSHYLCAGGELHVILLGLRSGAGGEAVGAGRGDCRAAEAAGGDEGRARHGEGAAEVVRRVAGERDGGHGAHRGSFPCFATL